From Candidatus Neomarinimicrobiota bacterium, the proteins below share one genomic window:
- a CDS encoding ribulokinase — MPKYSIGLDFGTNSVRSVIVNINDGEEVATYVYDYPSGENGVIIDSKNPELARQNPDDYLKGIEDTIKESLKIAKENDKNFKNEDVIGIGVDTTGSSPMPVDEDGAPLCYYEKFKNNPNAYVWLWKDHTSHREAGYITETARKYRPQYLAKIGGVYSSEWFWSKILHCKNIDPEVFDAAYSWVEICDWIPANLVGDTKPGNIKRSVCAAGHKAMYNKEWGGLPDKEFLKILSPGLEKLRDNLYEEACTSNNRIGNLSGYWVEKLGLSENVTVAVGAFDAHMGAVGAGIKEETLVKIIGTSTCDIMIYPKNRELADIPGVCGIVDGSVIERYYGIEAGQSGVGDIFLWFVNNLVPESYGSTTAEKFKTLSMMAEKIKPGESGLLALDWNNGNRTILVDARLTGLLVGQTLHTKPHEIYRALIEATGFGALRIIDRLEEYGVGVKDVINCGGLAFKNPLLMQIYADIIGRPMKVTRSEQTCALGAAIFGAVAAGSEAGGYDSVFEAQSKMSGTSKVYHPDVDNNKVYKRLYKLYCQLHDAFGTKEFEGNLYSIMKELLEIRDSIRKVNDA; from the coding sequence ATGCCAAAGTATTCAATCGGACTGGATTTTGGCACTAATTCGGTCAGGTCTGTCATTGTAAACATCAATGACGGCGAAGAGGTAGCGACATACGTTTATGATTACCCATCTGGAGAAAATGGAGTTATTATCGATTCAAAAAATCCTGAACTTGCACGTCAAAACCCCGATGATTATTTAAAAGGAATTGAGGATACCATAAAAGAAAGTTTAAAAATAGCCAAGGAAAATGATAAAAATTTTAAAAATGAAGATGTTATAGGTATAGGTGTTGATACAACCGGTAGCAGTCCAATGCCAGTGGATGAAGATGGGGCCCCCCTTTGTTATTATGAGAAGTTTAAAAATAATCCCAACGCATATGTCTGGTTATGGAAAGATCATACAAGTCATAGAGAGGCCGGTTATATCACAGAAACTGCCAGAAAGTATAGACCTCAGTATCTTGCCAAGATAGGGGGTGTGTACTCATCAGAATGGTTCTGGAGCAAGATTTTACACTGCAAGAACATTGATCCTGAGGTTTTTGATGCTGCGTATAGCTGGGTGGAGATATGTGACTGGATACCTGCCAATCTTGTTGGTGATACAAAGCCAGGAAATATAAAAAGGAGTGTATGTGCTGCTGGACATAAAGCGATGTACAATAAGGAATGGGGAGGATTGCCTGATAAGGAATTTTTAAAGATCTTATCGCCCGGGCTTGAGAAATTAAGAGATAACCTTTATGAAGAAGCGTGTACATCGAATAATAGAATAGGTAATCTGTCAGGTTACTGGGTGGAAAAATTAGGACTAAGTGAAAATGTAACTGTAGCAGTTGGTGCTTTTGATGCTCATATGGGAGCTGTGGGAGCTGGAATAAAAGAAGAAACTTTAGTAAAGATAATTGGAACCAGTACCTGTGATATTATGATTTATCCTAAAAATAGAGAGCTCGCTGATATTCCCGGCGTTTGTGGTATTGTTGACGGTTCTGTAATAGAGAGATATTATGGAATAGAAGCCGGGCAGTCAGGTGTTGGTGATATCTTTTTATGGTTTGTAAACAATCTGGTCCCGGAGAGTTATGGATCTACAACTGCTGAAAAATTCAAGACTCTTAGTATGATGGCGGAAAAGATAAAACCTGGTGAAAGTGGCTTACTTGCTCTTGACTGGAATAATGGAAACAGGACTATACTGGTTGATGCTCGGCTCACCGGTCTCCTTGTGGGACAGACTCTTCATACTAAACCTCACGAAATTTATAGAGCGCTGATAGAAGCTACTGGATTTGGTGCATTGAGGATTATTGATAGGCTTGAAGAGTATGGAGTTGGAGTTAAAGATGTGATAAATTGTGGAGGATTGGCATTTAAGAATCCACTTTTAATGCAGATATATGCAGACATTATTGGTCGACCAATGAAGGTTACGAGAAGCGAACAAACCTGTGCCCTTGGTGCTGCGATTTTTGGTGCTGTGGCAGCCGGTAGCGAGGCGGGTGGATATGACTCTGTCTTTGAAGCGCAGAGTAAAATGTCAGGTACTAGTAAAGTATATCATCCCGATGTGGATAATAATAAAGTTTATAAAAGGCTGTATAAGCTCTATTGTCAATTGCATGATGCGTTTGGTACAAAAGAATTTGAAGGTAATCTGTATAGCATTATGAAGGAACTTCTAGAAATAAGGGACTCAATAAGGAAGGTAAACGATGCTTGA
- a CDS encoding ATP-binding protein has product MREILKRIIREFHVGDFPELKRRKVAVPVDTGKIISITGPRRSGKTYLLFQTMRDLISRGIEKKRILYINFEDERLLLESFDYDDIFIAYKELYHDVKDAEIFVFFDEIQNLKNWEKFVRRVYDTRTKNIFITGSNSRVLSREISASLRGRAITIENLPLSFREFLTFKGVEVDLYSSKGISEVNRMFEEYLLWGGYPEIVNFDKSLKLRVLQEYLNLMLYRDIIEKYRIRNSYILKYMIKRLFGNFTREFSVNKIFNELKSRGISIGKNILYEFIEYIADNYVAAVVGKYEPSVVKQEMSNKKIYFYDNGLYTANSISLEDEKGKLLENMVFTELCRRGGKVYFYKNNFECDFLVEEFKRLVPVQVTLSWNPDIREREISGLLKTMNVFGIKEGLIVSLDGEAEEIIGDKKVKVVSVLKWLLS; this is encoded by the coding sequence ATGAGAGAGATTTTGAAGAGAATAATCAGAGAGTTTCACGTAGGTGATTTTCCTGAGCTGAAAAGAAGAAAAGTTGCTGTACCGGTGGATACAGGTAAGATTATTTCAATAACGGGGCCAAGAAGATCGGGTAAGACATACCTTTTGTTCCAGACGATGAGGGACTTGATAAGTAGGGGTATAGAGAAGAAACGGATACTTTATATAAACTTTGAAGATGAGAGGTTATTGCTTGAGAGTTTTGATTACGATGATATTTTTATCGCGTACAAAGAGTTGTATCATGATGTAAAGGATGCTGAGATTTTTGTTTTCTTCGATGAGATTCAGAACCTGAAGAACTGGGAAAAATTTGTCCGAAGGGTGTATGATACCAGAACAAAGAATATTTTTATCACGGGCTCAAATTCGAGAGTTTTAAGTAGAGAAATATCAGCGTCCTTAAGGGGGAGAGCAATAACGATTGAAAATCTGCCTCTCTCTTTCAGAGAGTTTTTGACATTTAAAGGAGTTGAGGTGGATTTATATTCGAGTAAAGGTATTTCAGAGGTAAACAGGATGTTTGAGGAATACCTTTTATGGGGTGGATATCCGGAAATAGTGAATTTTGATAAGAGTTTGAAGCTGAGGGTATTGCAGGAGTATCTTAACTTAATGCTCTACAGGGATATAATAGAGAAGTATCGGATCAGAAATAGTTATATCCTGAAATATATGATTAAGAGGTTGTTTGGCAATTTTACCAGAGAGTTTTCGGTGAATAAGATTTTTAATGAGTTGAAATCTCGGGGAATTTCTATAGGTAAAAATATTCTTTATGAGTTTATAGAGTATATAGCAGATAACTATGTTGCCGCAGTGGTAGGAAAATATGAGCCTTCAGTTGTTAAACAGGAAATGAGCAACAAAAAAATTTATTTTTATGATAATGGTCTATATACGGCAAATTCTATTTCTCTGGAAGATGAAAAAGGTAAATTGCTCGAGAATATGGTTTTTACTGAGCTTTGCAGAAGAGGGGGGAAAGTGTACTTCTATAAGAATAATTTTGAATGTGATTTTCTGGTTGAGGAGTTTAAGCGACTTGTTCCGGTGCAGGTTACGCTTAGCTGGAATCCGGATATTAGAGAAAGAGAGATTTCAGGGTTATTGAAAACGATGAATGTATTTGGAATCAAAGAGGGGCTAATTGTGAGTTTAGATGGGGAAGCGGAGGAAATTATTGGAGATAAGAAGGTAAAGGTAGTCTCTGTGTTGAAATGGCTTTTATCATAA
- a CDS encoding T9SS type A sorting domain-containing protein: MVKYLRFIIIGLFVYASFLQLLHAQVWYYSFGVDTGSFTSGEDTTFLPSPGANGGTERVRVGSGGGGFYLENPGIAGFGSESELKGVASSSTSYNKFSVYNYSPGNSFTIKFLIRFSGGTGGKWYFFQGDGNCYSNNSSFSTDMVFTGLRFDYITDSTVCVYYRDSDSWKKLSGVTLNQNTNYVIEIWGNNSSSTKNYNYNGVQAVAPNKYDLWVNGELIGDDLPKGGLLDGASIDSWMFYGGSSEGNKACIHLDDIYYANFIYTDGSLPVMISYFNVKYIEPDIKLEWITESEIDNLGFKIYRSINDSEFKMMASFADYDELTGHGTCSYPNNYTFTDRNVTKGSTYSYLLSSVDYDGKETKYIDIVRTIVVPSNDTNTIDNSYNIEIYPNPANIFFNLNIKLERQSRVSISIYDIRGCLIRLLTNTELSSYTNTFRFDCGYLQSGVYLLRIDLEGISVVRKILVIK; encoded by the coding sequence ATGGTTAAATATTTAAGATTCATTATCATTGGATTGTTTGTTTATGCTTCATTTTTACAACTATTACATGCTCAAGTGTGGTATTATAGTTTTGGAGTTGATACAGGAAGTTTTACTTCTGGTGAAGACACCACGTTTTTACCATCACCCGGGGCAAATGGCGGAACAGAGAGAGTCAGAGTTGGTAGTGGTGGAGGTGGATTTTATCTTGAAAATCCAGGTATAGCAGGATTTGGCTCCGAATCCGAGCTAAAGGGGGTAGCTTCCAGCTCTACATCATACAACAAATTCAGTGTTTATAATTATTCACCAGGGAATAGCTTCACAATCAAATTTTTGATTCGTTTCAGTGGTGGAACCGGTGGGAAGTGGTATTTTTTTCAGGGGGATGGAAATTGTTATTCAAATAATAGCAGTTTCTCTACTGATATGGTTTTTACAGGTCTTCGTTTTGATTATATAACTGATAGTACTGTATGTGTATATTACAGAGATAGTGATAGCTGGAAAAAATTGAGTGGGGTAACGTTAAATCAAAATACGAATTATGTAATAGAAATATGGGGAAATAATTCATCCAGCACAAAAAATTATAACTACAATGGAGTACAAGCTGTTGCACCTAATAAATATGATTTATGGGTAAATGGCGAGCTTATCGGGGATGACTTACCTAAGGGTGGGCTCTTAGATGGTGCAAGTATAGATTCATGGATGTTTTATGGAGGAAGTAGTGAAGGTAATAAAGCGTGTATTCATCTGGATGATATTTATTATGCAAATTTCATATATACCGACGGTTCATTGCCTGTAATGATCTCATATTTTAATGTGAAATATATTGAACCTGATATTAAACTGGAATGGATAACTGAGTCAGAAATTGATAATTTAGGATTTAAAATTTACAGGAGTATAAATGATTCTGAATTTAAAATGATGGCAAGTTTTGCTGATTATGATGAGCTTACTGGACATGGTACGTGCTCATATCCAAATAACTATACTTTTACTGACAGAAATGTTACAAAAGGTAGTACATACAGTTATCTTTTAAGCAGTGTTGATTACGATGGCAAAGAAACAAAGTATATTGATATAGTTCGAACTATTGTAGTTCCATCCAATGATACGAACACAATAGATAATTCATATAATATAGAAATATATCCCAATCCAGCAAATATATTTTTTAATTTGAATATAAAATTAGAAAGACAGTCACGAGTATCAATTTCAATATATGATATTAGAGGATGTCTGATAAGACTTCTTACGAATACGGAGTTATCCTCTTATACCAATACATTTAGATTCGATTGTGGTTATTTGCAATCAGGGGTGTATTTATTAAGAATTGATTTAGAAGGTATAAGTGTAGTAAGGAAAATTCTTGTTATAAAATGA
- a CDS encoding DUF2283 domain-containing protein, whose product MEKIRIFYDHKGNTLNVWFDDPEKEMFSEETEAEVILVKDKNGRVIGFEILNFISDPTREDIRIPVEVLMG is encoded by the coding sequence ATGGAGAAAATAAGAATATTTTATGATCATAAAGGGAATACTCTCAATGTATGGTTTGATGATCCTGAGAAAGAGATGTTTTCAGAAGAAACAGAAGCAGAAGTGATTTTGGTAAAAGACAAAAATGGGAGGGTGATAGGTTTCGAGATATTGAATTTTATCAGCGATCCCACCCGGGAGGATATAAGAATTCCTGTAGAGGTATTAATGGGGTGA
- a CDS encoding four helix bundle protein, translating into MRDNLVVNKSYEFALEVIRVYKFLVENRREFVLSKQLLRSGTSIGANVEEAESAQSKRDFLAKMNIALKEAKETRYWLRLLKDSGYIDGSEIFERVEELCMILSSIVKTTSNSVK; encoded by the coding sequence TTGAGAGATAATCTGGTAGTGAATAAGAGTTATGAGTTTGCATTGGAGGTGATAAGGGTTTATAAATTTTTGGTTGAGAATAGAAGAGAGTTTGTACTTTCAAAGCAGCTTTTGAGGTCTGGAACATCAATAGGTGCGAATGTTGAGGAAGCTGAGTCAGCGCAGAGTAAGAGAGATTTTTTAGCTAAAATGAATATAGCATTAAAGGAAGCAAAAGAAACTAGATACTGGCTGAGGTTATTGAAAGATTCTGGATATATTGATGGTTCAGAAATTTTTGAAAGAGTTGAGGAACTCTGTATGATATTGTCATCAATAGTAAAAACAACATCAAACAGCGTGAAATGA
- a CDS encoding DUF4258 domain-containing protein, producing the protein MKIKFSRHAKRRGKLYKISERTIKEILEKKKLIQGNQEIVEYVRGFKYPLKIVVSVEDDIVTVITSYPVKKGRKK; encoded by the coding sequence GTGAAGATTAAATTTTCTCGTCATGCGAAGAGAAGGGGGAAATTGTATAAGATTTCAGAAAGAACAATCAAAGAAATTCTCGAGAAAAAGAAATTGATTCAGGGCAATCAAGAGATTGTGGAATATGTTCGAGGGTTCAAATATCCATTGAAAATTGTCGTTTCTGTGGAAGATGATATAGTAACTGTAATAACAAGTTATCCTGTAAAGAAAGGGAGAAAGAAATGA
- a CDS encoding type II toxin-antitoxin system HicB family antitoxin: MKIKVYLEPSEDGGYTVIVPSLPGCISEGDTREEAIKNIKEAIELYLESVEDDVLTVSGAEELELAI, from the coding sequence ATGAAAATAAAAGTTTATTTAGAGCCAAGTGAGGATGGTGGATACACTGTGATAGTGCCCTCTTTGCCCGGATGTATTTCTGAGGGAGACACAAGAGAGGAAGCTATAAAAAACATAAAAGAAGCAATCGAGCTATATCTGGAATCGGTAGAGGATGATGTATTAACTGTTTCGGGGGCCGAGGAATTGGAATTAGCTATATGA
- the araA gene encoding L-arabinose isomerase: MIDYKNFKVWFVTGSQHLYGEETLRKVEEHSQSMVNELNKSSKLPVELLFKSVVTTSDAIEKVCHDVNSQKECVGVIFWMHTFSPAKMWIRGLNILKKPMLHFHTQFNRDIPWDTIDMDFMNLNQSAHGDREFGYICTRMGIRRKVVTGHWQDDETLGKIAIWMRVAVAWADMQGMKIARFGDNMRDVAVTEGDKVEAEKVFGISVNGYGVGDLVEYVNNVDEKEILNLIEEYKEQYEIDQKLLEGGEKYQNLKDAARIEIGLERFLKDGNFKAFTTTFENLHGLKQLPGLAVQRLMAKGYGFGAEGDWKTAAMVRAVKVMSDGLNGGTTFMEDYTYHLEPGNMIVLGAHMLEVCESIASEKPRIEIYPLSIGGKDDPPRLIFDADEGEAINASLIDIGDKFRLIVNEVKTIKPPRPMPRLPVARVFWIPKPDLKTAATAWIYAGGAHHTVFSQAIDINYLEDFVEIAGIELVKIDENTKVEEVRFRT, encoded by the coding sequence ATGATTGATTATAAGAATTTCAAAGTTTGGTTTGTTACAGGTAGTCAACATTTATACGGTGAGGAAACATTAAGGAAAGTTGAAGAGCATTCGCAAAGTATGGTAAATGAGTTAAATAAATCTAGTAAACTACCTGTTGAGCTTTTGTTTAAGTCGGTAGTTACAACTTCTGATGCTATAGAAAAGGTATGTCATGATGTGAATAGTCAAAAAGAGTGTGTTGGGGTAATTTTCTGGATGCACACATTTTCACCTGCAAAAATGTGGATAAGGGGACTAAATATTCTAAAAAAACCTATGCTTCATTTTCATACGCAATTCAACAGGGATATCCCCTGGGATACGATAGATATGGATTTTATGAACCTGAATCAATCTGCCCATGGTGATAGAGAGTTTGGATATATCTGTACAAGAATGGGAATAAGAAGGAAGGTTGTAACCGGTCACTGGCAGGATGATGAGACCCTGGGGAAGATTGCTATCTGGATGAGGGTAGCCGTTGCCTGGGCTGACATGCAGGGGATGAAAATAGCAAGATTTGGTGATAATATGAGAGATGTGGCTGTAACAGAAGGTGACAAGGTAGAAGCAGAGAAGGTATTTGGTATTTCGGTAAATGGATACGGTGTTGGTGATCTGGTAGAATATGTTAATAATGTAGATGAGAAAGAGATTCTGAACCTAATTGAAGAGTATAAAGAACAGTACGAGATAGATCAAAAACTTCTGGAAGGGGGAGAGAAGTATCAGAATTTGAAAGATGCAGCTCGAATTGAGATAGGACTGGAAAGGTTTTTAAAAGATGGTAATTTTAAAGCGTTTACAACAACATTTGAAAATTTGCATGGGCTTAAGCAATTACCCGGACTTGCAGTCCAGCGATTAATGGCGAAGGGATATGGGTTTGGTGCAGAAGGAGATTGGAAGACAGCGGCTATGGTAAGAGCTGTAAAAGTGATGTCAGATGGTCTAAACGGAGGTACAACATTTATGGAGGACTATACGTATCACTTAGAGCCGGGGAATATGATTGTTCTTGGAGCACACATGCTGGAGGTATGTGAATCAATTGCCAGTGAAAAGCCTCGAATAGAGATTTATCCGCTTTCTATTGGAGGAAAGGATGATCCACCAAGATTGATTTTTGATGCTGATGAGGGTGAAGCTATTAATGCATCATTAATAGACATAGGCGATAAATTCAGGTTGATAGTGAATGAAGTAAAGACAATAAAACCGCCAAGACCAATGCCTAGGTTACCTGTGGCAAGGGTATTCTGGATACCAAAACCGGATTTGAAGACAGCTGCTACCGCATGGATCTACGCTGGTGGAGCTCACCATACGGTTTTCAGTCAGGCAATTGACATTAACTACTTAGAGGATTTTGTTGAGATAGCGGGTATTGAGCTAGTAAAAATAGATGAAAATACAAAAGTTGAAGAAGTCAGATTTAGAACATAG
- a CDS encoding sodium/solute symporter (Members of the Solute:Sodium Symporter (SSS), TC 2.A.21 as described in tcdb.org, catalyze solute:Na+ symport. Known solutes for members of the family include sugars, amino acids, nucleosides, inositols, vitamins, urea or anions, depending on the system.) codes for MKRQKKTADDYFLAGRHLGWFIIGASIFASNIGSEHIVGLAGTGATDGVAMAHYELHAWCLLVLAWVMVPFYMRSKVFTTPEFLEKRFSPTARTVLSGISLIAYILTKIAVGIFAGGIVFSVLLPEIRFLGLDSFYIGSLLVILITGLYTVLGGMRAVAYTEAIQTIILIIGSALVTIFGLKFLGGWGEMKAIAGSEMFNLWKPIVPDGVQATWAPVKEVTRMAWYFNDNYPWVGMLFCAPIVGLWYWTTDQYIVQRVLTAPNEKVARRGSIAAAFFKLLPVFIFIIPGIICYAIAVSGKIPAFQQHLIDANGNIIRDRAQEAFPLMVANILPVGVRGIVVAGLLAALMSSLAGVFNASSTLFTMDFYSRIRRGVSQERLVWVGRIATTIMVLIGILWLPVIKGSKGLYDYLQGVQAYLAPPIFVVFFMGIFSKRLNAKGCLAALGVGFFLGLFRLAIDTPVKLIPGFEYPEGSFLWIINNIFFQYYSLFIFLVSLIVMIVVSYLTEKPNESKITGLTYATVTEEHKKESRSSWKWGDVLASALVLVIILAVYLYFRG; via the coding sequence ATGAAAAGGCAGAAAAAAACTGCCGATGACTATTTCTTAGCCGGTAGACACCTCGGTTGGTTCATAATAGGAGCTTCCATATTTGCCTCCAATATTGGCTCTGAACACATAGTTGGTCTGGCTGGTACTGGTGCGACCGATGGGGTTGCAATGGCACATTATGAGTTACATGCATGGTGTCTTCTGGTTCTTGCATGGGTTATGGTTCCTTTTTATATGAGATCAAAGGTCTTTACAACACCTGAGTTTCTTGAGAAAAGGTTTTCTCCTACTGCACGAACAGTATTATCGGGTATCTCTCTTATTGCTTATATATTGACTAAAATAGCTGTGGGTATTTTTGCAGGAGGTATTGTATTTTCTGTCTTATTGCCTGAAATAAGATTCCTTGGATTGGATAGTTTTTATATTGGTTCGCTTCTTGTGATATTGATTACTGGATTATATACAGTTTTAGGTGGTATGAGAGCTGTAGCATATACTGAAGCGATACAGACTATAATACTGATAATTGGTTCAGCACTCGTAACAATTTTTGGTTTGAAGTTTCTTGGTGGATGGGGAGAGATGAAAGCTATAGCCGGTTCTGAGATGTTCAATTTATGGAAACCGATTGTTCCTGATGGTGTGCAGGCTACATGGGCACCTGTAAAAGAGGTAACAAGGATGGCATGGTATTTTAACGATAATTATCCATGGGTTGGTATGCTTTTCTGTGCACCCATTGTTGGTCTGTGGTACTGGACAACAGATCAGTATATTGTACAGAGAGTTTTGACTGCACCAAATGAAAAGGTTGCAAGACGTGGATCAATTGCTGCTGCGTTTTTTAAACTTTTACCTGTTTTCATTTTTATCATACCGGGTATTATCTGCTATGCTATAGCTGTTAGTGGTAAAATTCCGGCATTTCAGCAGCACTTAATTGATGCTAATGGAAACATTATAAGGGACAGGGCTCAAGAAGCTTTTCCATTAATGGTAGCGAATATTTTACCTGTTGGTGTGAGAGGAATTGTTGTCGCCGGGCTTCTTGCAGCCTTGATGAGTTCGCTCGCAGGTGTATTTAATGCCAGCTCAACATTATTTACGATGGATTTTTATTCAAGGATAAGAAGAGGAGTATCTCAGGAGAGACTTGTATGGGTTGGTAGGATAGCAACGACAATTATGGTATTGATAGGTATATTATGGCTTCCTGTTATAAAGGGTAGCAAGGGACTTTATGATTATTTGCAGGGTGTACAAGCATATCTTGCACCTCCTATTTTTGTAGTATTTTTTATGGGAATATTTAGTAAAAGATTAAATGCTAAAGGTTGCCTGGCCGCTCTTGGGGTAGGATTTTTTCTTGGTCTGTTTCGACTTGCAATTGATACTCCAGTAAAATTAATCCCTGGTTTTGAATACCCTGAGGGCTCCTTTTTATGGATTATTAATAATATATTCTTTCAATATTATAGCTTATTCATTTTTTTAGTCAGTTTGATAGTAATGATTGTGGTAAGTTATTTGACGGAAAAACCAAATGAAAGCAAAATAACTGGTCTAACATATGCTACTGTGACGGAAGAACATAAAAAAGAGTCTCGTTCTAGCTGGAAATGGGGCGATGTATTGGCTTCAGCGTTGGTATTAGTAATTATACTTGCGGTTTATCTCTATTTTAGAGGATAA
- a CDS encoding type II toxin-antitoxin system HicA family toxin, whose amino-acid sequence MSKVPSLNYDKVIKALQRDGWVIVRRRSYHIRLQKREGSKVLKLIVPAHKPIKRSTLAHILKQARLSVDKFIRKL is encoded by the coding sequence ATGAGCAAGGTTCCAAGTCTTAATTATGATAAAGTTATAAAGGCGTTACAGAGAGATGGTTGGGTTATAGTTCGGAGGAGGAGTTATCATATTAGGCTGCAGAAACGCGAAGGGAGTAAAGTATTAAAATTAATCGTTCCTGCTCATAAGCCTATAAAGAGGTCTACATTAGCACATATATTAAAACAAGCAAGACTTTCGGTTGATAAGTTTATAAGGAAATTGTGA
- a CDS encoding DUF2283 domain-containing protein yields the protein MKVYYDDEVDALYLKLSDETPEGVIEIDEGINIDTTSDNRIVGIEILNASKRMDLKTVLSYSVEFEKELITQKAA from the coding sequence ATGAAAGTATACTACGATGATGAAGTAGATGCATTGTATCTGAAGCTGAGTGATGAAACTCCAGAAGGGGTTATAGAAATTGATGAGGGTATCAATATAGATACAACCTCTGACAATAGAATTGTAGGTATTGAAATTCTCAACGCTTCGAAAAGAATGGATTTAAAGACGGTACTATCTTATTCAGTTGAATTTGAAAAAGAATTAATAACTCAAAAAGCTGCTTAA
- a CDS encoding type II toxin-antitoxin system HicB family antitoxin: protein MKYRVIIEQDEDGMFVAEVTSLPGCISQGKTRAEVLENIQEAIEVYIESLKAHDEPIPPPIDEEIVDVIV from the coding sequence ATGAAGTATCGAGTCATTATTGAGCAGGACGAAGATGGAATGTTTGTAGCGGAGGTCACTTCTCTACCTGGCTGTATTTCTCAAGGGAAGACACGTGCAGAGGTTTTGGAAAATATTCAAGAAGCGATAGAAGTCTATATTGAAAGTCTGAAGGCTCATGATGAACCTATCCCACCTCCCATAGATGAAGAAATTGTAGATGTTATTGTATGA
- the araD gene encoding L-ribulose-5-phosphate 4-epimerase AraD, whose protein sequence is MLEKLKEEVLKANKLIKEYNLAILTWGNVSGIDREKNMIVIKPSGVDYDDLTVDDLVVVSLDARVVEGKLNPSTDLKTHIELYKSFPEIGGVTHTHSTYAVVFAQANMEIPCLGTTHADNFFGSVPLTRYLTEAEVFEDYERNTGKVIVETMKKYDLHSNPGILVAGHGPFTWGKTPIESVKNSLILEKIAEMAFKTMLLNPDVKDLPEYVIKKHYLRKHGPDSYYGQKNR, encoded by the coding sequence ATGCTTGAAAAGTTAAAAGAAGAAGTGTTAAAAGCTAATAAACTGATAAAAGAATATAATCTTGCAATCCTTACATGGGGAAACGTTAGTGGTATTGATAGAGAAAAAAACATGATTGTCATAAAGCCAAGCGGTGTGGACTATGATGATTTAACAGTTGATGATCTGGTAGTGGTCTCTCTTGATGCAAGGGTTGTCGAGGGAAAATTAAATCCTTCCACTGATTTAAAGACTCATATTGAGTTGTACAAATCTTTTCCAGAAATAGGTGGCGTTACACACACTCATAGTACTTATGCAGTAGTATTTGCTCAGGCAAATATGGAAATACCATGCCTTGGCACTACTCATGCGGATAATTTTTTTGGTTCAGTCCCATTAACCAGATATCTTACCGAAGCAGAGGTTTTTGAAGATTATGAAAGAAATACAGGAAAGGTAATTGTCGAAACAATGAAAAAGTATGATTTACATTCGAATCCAGGAATACTTGTCGCAGGTCATGGCCCATTTACATGGGGTAAAACACCTATTGAATCCGTTAAAAATAGTTTAATACTGGAAAAGATTGCTGAGATGGCTTTTAAAACTATGTTATTAAATCCAGATGTAAAAGATTTACCAGAATATGTAATAAAAAAACATTATTTAAGAAAACATGGTCCTGATTCTTATTATGGTCAAAAAAATAGATAA